A window of Diospyros lotus cultivar Yz01 chromosome 14, ASM1463336v1, whole genome shotgun sequence contains these coding sequences:
- the LOC127790826 gene encoding polygalacturonase inhibitor-like: MASLSLLLFLALTFLSVSRSASVRCNPKDKKVLFQIKEALGNPYHLASWVPEHDCCDWYCVDCDSNNRTFSLTIFSGNISGQIPPAVGDLPYLETLVFRKLTNLTGTIPPAIAKLTRLKMLRLSWTNLSGPVPSFLSGLKNLNFLDLSFNDLTGSIPPSLSQLPNLDALHLDRNKLTGSIPESFGKFAGKVPALYLSHNQLTGPIPTSLGDLNFTDIDVSRNKLSGNVSFLFGPKSVLQSADFSRNMFEFDLTKVVFPASLTWLDLNHNKIYGSLPQSLADLQLQHLNVSYNRLCGQIPVGGKLQSFGVTEYFHNRCLCGAPLPACK, encoded by the coding sequence ATGGCTtccctctctctccttctctttcttgctCTAACTTTTCTTTCTGTCTCACGATCCGCCTCAGTGCGCTGCAACCCGAAAGACAAAAAAGTACTCTTCCAAATCAAAGAAGCCCTCGGCAATCCCTACCACCTGGCCTCCTGGGTCCCAGAACACGACTGCTGCGACTGGTACTGCGTCGACTGTGACTCCAACAACCGGACCTTCTCCCTCACCATCTTTTCCGGCAACATCTCCGGCCAAATCCCCCCCGCCGTCGGCGACCTGCCTTACCTTGAAACCCTCGTCTTCCGCAAGCTCACCAACCTCACCGGAACCATCCCGCCGGCCATCGCCAAACTCACACGCCTCAAGATGCTCCGTCTCAGCTGGACCAACCTCTCCGGCCCCGTCCCTTCTTTCCTCAGCGGCCTCAAAAACCTCAACTTCCTAGACCTCTCTTTCAACGACCTCACCGGCTCGATTCCTCCCTCCCTTTCCCAGCTCCCCAACCTCGACGCCCTCCACTTGGACCGGAACAAGCTCACCGGGTCAATCCCGGAATCCTTCGGCAAGTTCGCCGGAAAAGTCCCCGCTCTTTATCTCTCCCACAATCAGCTCACGGGCCCGATACCCACATCCCTGGGTGATCTCAACTTCACCGACATTGATGTCTCGCGGAACAAGCTTTCCGGCAACGTATCGTTCCTGTTTGGCCCCAAAAGCGTCTTGCAGTCCGCTGATTTCTCGAGGAACATGTTCGAGTTTGATCTCACGAAGGTGGTCTTTCCGGCGAGCTTGACGTGGTTGGATTTAAACCATAACAAGATATATGGGAGCCTCCCGCAAAGTTTGGCTGACCTGCAGTTGCAGCACTTGAACGTGAGCTACAACCGGCTCTGTGGTCAGATTCCGGTCGGCGGGAAGCTGCAGAGTTTCGGGGTGACGGAGTATTTCCATAACCGATGCTTGTGTGGGGCTCCACTGCCAGCCTGCAAGTAG
- the LOC127790613 gene encoding 60S ribosomal protein L6-like — translation MAPKAGKRKTSRNPDLIRGIGKFSRSKMYHKRGLWAIKAKNGGVFPKHDPKPAAPLPSEKPPKFYPADDVKKPLVNKRKPKPTKLRARITPGTVLIILAGRFKGKRVVFLKQLPSGLLLITGPFNINGVPLRRVNQSYVIATSTKINISGVNVEKFDDKYFAKAVEKKTKKGEGEFFEAENEEKKTLPQEKKDDQKTVDAALVKSIEGVPDLKTYLAARFSLKSGMKPHELVF, via the exons ATGGCTCCCAAGGCAGGAAAGCGGAAAACCAGCCGTAACCCAGATCTCATTCGCGGCATCGGAAAGTTCTCCAGGTCTAAAATGTACCACAAGCGTGGGCTCTGGGCAATCAAGGCCAAAAACGGCGGTGTTTTCCCCAAGCACGACCCCAAGCCGGCTGCTCCTCTGCCGTCCGAGAAGCCGCCGAAGTTTTACCCGGCTGACGACGTCAAGAAGCCGTTGGTGAACAAGCGGAAGCCCAAGCCCACCAAGCTCAG GGCACGCATTACACCTGGGACTGTTTTGATCATATTGGCCGGGAGGTTTAAGGGGAAGAGAGTTGTTTTTCTGAAACAGCTGCCATCTGGGTTGCTTCTGATTACTG GTCCATTTAATATTAATGGCGTTCCTCTCAGACGTGTGAACCAATCTTATGTCATTGCAACTTCAACCAAGATCAACATTTCTGGGGTAAACGTGGAAAAGTTTGATGACAAGTACTTTGCAAAGGCGGTAGAAAAGAAGACGAAGAAAGGAGAGGGCGAATTTTTTGAGGCAGAAAACGAG GAAAAGAAGACACTTCCACAGGAGAAGAAAGATGACCAGAAAACCGTGGATGCGGCGTTGGTGAAATCCATCGAGGGAGTCCCAGACCTGAAGACCTACCTGGCTGCAAGGTTTTCGCTCAAGTCAGGCATGAAACCTCATGAACTGGTCTTCTAG
- the LOC127789537 gene encoding polygalacturonase inhibitor-like: MASLSLFFFLLFSLSASASERCNPNDKKALLQFKESLGNPYDLISWTPDQDCCNWFCCVECHPTTHRIVSLDVSYANVSGHIPPSVGDLPYLETLILRKLPKLTGPIPPAITKLTRLKMLWLNWNNLSGPVPPFLATLRNLDYINLSFNNLTGSIPPSLSQLPNLGYLRLDRNKLTGTIPKSFGKFAGTVPGLYLSHNQLTGPIPKSLGDLNFTDIDVSRNKLSGDVSFLFGPKSVLQFADFSRNMFEFDLTKVVFPASLTRLDLNHNKIYGSLPKGLAALELQLLNVSYNRLCGPIPVGGRMQRFEATEYFHNRCLCGAPLPACK; encoded by the coding sequence ATggcttccctctctctcttctttttcctcctcttttctctctcagCCTCGGCCTCGGAGCGCTGCAACCCAAATGATAAAAAAGCCCTCCTCCAGTTCAAAGAATCCCTGGGCAATCCATACGACTTGATCTCCTGGACCCCCGACCAAGACTGCTGCAACTGGTTCTGCTGCGTCGAGTGCCACCCCACCACCCACCGCATCGTCTCCCTCGACGTCTCCTACGCCAACGTCTCCGGCCACATCCCCCCCAGCGTCGGCGACCTCCCCTACCTCGAAACCCTCATCCTCCGCAAGCTCCCCAAACTCACCGGACCCATCCCCCCGGCCATCACCAAGCTCACCCGCCTCAAGATGCTCTGGCTCAACTGGAACAATCTCTCCGGCCCCGTCCCTCCCTTCCTCGCCACCCTCAGAAACCTCGACTACATCAACCTGTCCTTCAACAACCTCACCGGCTCCATCCCGCCCTCCCTTTCCCAGCTCCCCAACCTCGGATACCTTCGCTTGGACCGCAACAAGCTCACCGGAACCATCCCGAAATCCTTCGGCAAGTTCGCCGGAACTGTCCCCGGTCTTTATCTCTCCCACAATCAGCTCACGGGCCCGATACCCAAATCCCTGGGTGATCTCAACTTCACCGACATTGATGTCTCGCGGAACAAGCTTTCGGGCGACGTATCGTTCCTGTTTGGCCCCAAAAGCGTCTTGCAGTTCGCTGATTTCTCGAGGAACATGTTCGAGTTTGATCTCACGAAGGTGGTTTTCCCGGCGAGCTTGACGAGGTTGGATTTGAACCATAACAAGATATATGGGAGCCTCCCGAAAGGGCTGGCCGCCCTGGAATTGCAGTTGCTGAACGTGAGCTACAACCGGCTGTGTGGTCCGATTCCGGTAGGCGGGAGGATGCAGCGTTTCGAGGCGACGGAGTATTTCCATAACCGATGCTTGTGTGGGGCTCCACTGCCAGCCTGCAAGtag